One genomic region from Balaenoptera acutorostrata chromosome 1, mBalAcu1.1, whole genome shotgun sequence encodes:
- the FAM163A gene encoding protein FAM163A: MTAGTVVITGGILAAVILLCIIAVLCYCRLQYYCCKRSGAGDAREEEEEEHDLPAHRRGPTCNACSSQALDGRGGLAPLTSEPCGQPCGVAASHCTACSPYSSPFYIRTADMVPNGGGGERLSFAPTYYKEGAPPSLQVAAPQSYPVTWPGSGHEAFTNPRAISTDV; encoded by the exons ATGACAGCGGGAACGGTTGTGATCACTGGCGGAATCCTAGCTGCGGTCATTCTCCTCTGCATCATCGCCGTCCTGTGCTACTGTAGGCTCCAG TATTACTGCTGCAAGAGGAGCGGAGCCGGGGATGCACgcgaggaagaggaggaggagcacgACCTGCCCGCACACCGCAGAGGCCCCACCTGCAATGCCTGCAGCTCCCAGGCCCTGGACGGCCGAGGCGGCCTGGCGCCTCTCACCAGCGAGCCCTGCGGCCAGCCGTGCGGGGTGGCGGCCAGCCACTGCACCGCCTGCTCCCCATACAGCTCTCCCTTTTACATACGGACGGCTGACATGGTGCCCAACGGGGGCGGAGGCGAGAGGCTCTCCTTTGCTCCCACATACTACAAGGAGGGGGCACCCCCATCCCTCCAAGTGGCAGCGCCCCAGAGTTACCCGGTGACGTGGCCAGGCTCTGGCCATGAGGCCTTCACCAATCCAAGGGCTATTAGTACAGACGTGTAA